One Bacteroidales bacterium genomic region harbors:
- a CDS encoding caspase family protein: MKNLKNILLSLFIFASLIAHSQSPEVSITTGHAGLIMRVALAPQGNLVASNGADHLIKIWDKSSGKEITTLSNKVKGVDNEQRIESMKFFDDGEHLFTSDENGTLKVWNIKEEKIIKSFEGTRGISGLSADIAGNRIVYTDKSLSLVVADLDNRPLKIIPDLNILNIKIVPDNPDQIFAVDLQKNYFIYDIVKEEKLIQFENTGSFLLKAAISQNGKYLAGVYGDMTLTIWDIKTGAVIKKLTGMKPHEIKFHPKTNELMVLHSDNKTGENLIYIYDNKKFELIRKVINIGSFATIMDLSANGKYIAINSSQFENNAYSYTINLINWKSGKKIKTLKSRAHAVWQIAAAKNSPRIASLCGDLNLRIWNISTLQIEKVFPYIQKIAVNGTGNILAMRGYNAEIPGYNAIMFWDLDSAKFKGFIPFTDILFDMKFCADNKHIIVMTFSNEIAVWNINSKIYNTETKETIIIEEAHSMIGASDLKFSSDGKYLLTGSFDQEVAAWETGTWKKIASYTGNIGPVSCVNINFDNDELASGAMGSTVTESDYAVNVWNTSQHELICSLIGHELAVNSIAFNKQNRLLFSGSTDGTIKVWNLNSCKEIMSCISIDYEDYIFVTPDYHYTGSKDALKGVGFKMNGTKLYPFEQYDLRLNRPDIIAERLNIAPANLIKAFKRAYQKRLEKMGYNEDMLNNDFTIPTLIIENKNDIAFQSKSNELTIDISASDKTYPLDRINIWINDVPIYGRDGINLKDNNAEKINKKIKLQLSEGKNKIQVSVLNSKGVESLKETIEIIAPELKKKPDLYIVAVGVSDYMNDEYDLNYAAKDANDLTAIFEKKKDKFENIHIIKILDHDATKENILKTKKELEKTRINDLVIIYTAGHGFLNDNLDYFFATTDIDIFNPSKNGLSYEELESLLENIPARKKLLLMDACHSGEIDFDEYDLYVDNMSDNVVARSVYVSKTSASHIGLDNSFRLMKELFADLRRGSGAVVISSAGGVEYAFESDKLKNGVFTYVLINALKLLKANDNGDNSITISELQKYVMKTVSDLTKGRQNPTVRRENLEFDFEVW, translated from the coding sequence ATGAAAAATCTAAAAAACATACTCCTTTCATTATTTATTTTCGCATCATTAATTGCTCATTCACAAAGTCCCGAGGTAAGTATAACTACCGGTCATGCCGGATTAATAATGAGAGTAGCATTGGCTCCTCAAGGAAATCTTGTTGCCAGCAACGGAGCAGACCATCTTATAAAAATTTGGGACAAAAGTTCCGGCAAGGAAATTACAACTTTAAGTAATAAAGTTAAAGGCGTAGATAACGAACAAAGAATTGAATCAATGAAATTCTTTGATGACGGAGAGCATTTATTTACATCTGATGAAAACGGTACTTTAAAAGTATGGAATATTAAAGAAGAAAAAATAATTAAAAGCTTTGAAGGTACCCGCGGAATATCGGGTTTATCTGCTGATATTGCCGGCAACAGAATTGTTTATACCGATAAATCTTTGTCCCTCGTTGTTGCTGATCTTGATAATCGTCCCTTAAAAATAATTCCAGACCTTAATATTCTAAACATCAAAATAGTACCTGATAATCCTGATCAAATTTTTGCTGTAGATCTTCAAAAGAATTACTTTATATACGATATTGTAAAAGAAGAAAAACTTATTCAATTTGAAAATACAGGAAGTTTTTTATTAAAAGCTGCAATCAGTCAAAACGGAAAATATCTTGCAGGTGTTTACGGTGATATGACACTCACAATTTGGGATATAAAAACAGGTGCAGTTATCAAAAAGCTTACGGGTATGAAACCTCATGAAATTAAATTTCATCCCAAAACTAATGAACTCATGGTTTTGCATAGTGACAATAAAACCGGAGAAAATCTAATATATATATATGACAATAAGAAATTTGAACTTATACGTAAAGTTATAAATATTGGCTCATTTGCAACTATTATGGATTTATCAGCAAACGGTAAATATATTGCAATAAATTCCTCGCAATTTGAAAATAATGCCTATTCATATACAATAAATTTAATTAATTGGAAATCAGGAAAAAAGATCAAAACACTTAAAAGCAGAGCTCATGCTGTTTGGCAAATAGCTGCTGCAAAAAATTCTCCGAGAATTGCTTCACTGTGCGGAGATTTGAATTTGAGAATTTGGAATATATCAACTTTGCAAATTGAAAAGGTTTTTCCGTATATTCAAAAAATTGCTGTAAACGGCACCGGTAATATATTAGCTATGCGTGGTTATAATGCTGAGATACCGGGCTATAACGCAATTATGTTTTGGGATTTGGATTCGGCAAAATTTAAAGGTTTTATTCCTTTTACTGATATTTTATTTGATATGAAATTCTGTGCTGATAATAAACATATTATTGTAATGACTTTCAGTAATGAAATTGCAGTATGGAATATTAACAGCAAGATCTACAATACCGAAACTAAAGAAACAATTATCATTGAAGAAGCTCACAGTATGATTGGTGCCAGTGATCTGAAATTCAGTTCTGACGGAAAATATTTACTTACCGGAAGTTTTGATCAGGAAGTTGCAGCATGGGAAACAGGCACTTGGAAGAAAATTGCAAGTTACACAGGAAATATCGGACCTGTGAGTTGCGTAAACATTAATTTTGATAATGACGAACTGGCAAGCGGTGCAATGGGCAGTACAGTTACAGAATCTGACTATGCCGTTAATGTTTGGAATACATCTCAACATGAATTGATATGTAGTTTAATAGGTCATGAATTAGCCGTTAACAGTATTGCCTTTAATAAACAAAACCGTTTATTATTCAGCGGAAGCACAGACGGAACTATAAAAGTTTGGAATTTAAACAGTTGCAAAGAAATTATGTCATGTATTTCAATTGATTATGAAGATTATATTTTTGTTACACCTGATTATCATTACACAGGATCAAAAGATGCCTTAAAAGGTGTCGGGTTTAAAATGAACGGAACAAAATTATATCCGTTTGAACAATATGATCTTCGTCTTAACAGGCCTGATATTATTGCGGAAAGGCTTAATATTGCACCTGCAAATCTGATAAAAGCATTTAAAAGAGCCTACCAAAAACGCCTTGAAAAAATGGGTTACAACGAAGATATGTTAAATAATGATTTCACTATACCAACATTAATTATTGAAAATAAAAACGATATTGCATTTCAATCAAAATCAAATGAATTGACCATTGATATTTCAGCTTCTGATAAAACCTATCCTCTTGACAGAATCAACATATGGATTAATGATGTTCCGATATACGGCAGAGACGGTATAAACCTCAAGGATAATAATGCTGAAAAGATCAATAAAAAAATAAAGCTGCAACTCTCCGAAGGAAAAAATAAAATACAGGTTTCTGTATTAAATTCTAAAGGTGTTGAATCATTAAAAGAAACTATTGAGATCATAGCTCCTGAACTAAAGAAAAAACCTGATTTATATATTGTTGCTGTTGGAGTGTCTGACTATATGAATGATGAATATGACCTGAATTATGCGGCTAAAGATGCCAATGATCTGACAGCCATTTTTGAAAAGAAAAAAGATAAGTTTGAAAATATTCATATTATAAAGATATTAGACCATGATGCTACTAAAGAGAACATTTTGAAAACAAAGAAAGAACTTGAAAAAACAAGAATAAATGATTTAGTAATTATTTATACAGCCGGTCACGGTTTTCTAAATGATAATTTAGATTATTTTTTTGCTACAACTGATATTGATATTTTTAACCCGTCAAAAAACGGATTATCTTACGAAGAACTGGAAAGTTTACTTGAAAATATTCCTGCCCGCAAAAAATTGCTTTTAATGGATGCTTGCCACAGCGGTGAAATTGATTTTGACGAATATGATCTGTATGTGGATAATATGAGTGATAATGTTGTAGCAAGAAGTGTGTATGTTTCCAAAACTTCTGCCTCCCATATCGGATTGGATAATTCTTTTCGATTAATGAAAGAACTGTTTGCAGATTTAAGACGCGGTTCCGGTGCTGTTGTTATTTCTTCGGCAGGAGGTGTTGAATATGCTTTCGAATCTGATAAATTAAAAAACGGAGTATTTACTTATGTTTTAATTAATGCTTTAAAATTATTGAAAGCCAATGATAACGGGGATAATTCAATTACAATTTCTGAATTGCAAAAATACGTTATGAAAACCGTAAGTGATCTTACAAAAGGCAGGCAAAATCCAACAGTCAGAAGAGAAAATTTGGAATTTGATTTTGAGGTTTGGTAA
- a CDS encoding SpoIIE family protein phosphatase, which yields MKFKGNIVMILIIIVTGTVIFLSYLWNIQLLTNNITDIVKEQRLTVLITHITFFIVILLTIVIFWIILFRQFKQIKEKENISQEYSNKIIKYKKLYREFNQERKTNKSSYEKNIIKLKKESEKLKQEHFAGRLEVDQSNNELIKQSKEQEKLKQELLTQKLQFEQTNSELYRRSKEQEKLKQELFTQRMHVEQKNIMLDSTLNFAKTIQRSIMVNEQKLHDEYQTELVFFPKDIVSGDFYWTADVLNKRKFIAAVDCTEHGVPGAFLSFIGSRLLEEIVHTKQIFQPKEILNFLDENIKKILNQEYSNNSDGMSIALCATEETKEGKMKVIFSGAKLPLFYYQKNEKKVNCISGSRKPIGGEYFDNSEFEEHELLLEKEDILYISTDGFIEQGDIEHNCFGRNTFKKMIEELAKFDIEKQKYFMKQIFEKYRGNTPQRDDVTVLIVKL from the coding sequence ATGAAGTTTAAAGGTAATATTGTTATGATATTGATTATTATTGTTACAGGAACAGTAATTTTCTTATCATATTTATGGAATATTCAACTGCTGACAAATAATATTACTGATATTGTTAAGGAGCAAAGGTTAACAGTGCTAATTACTCATATAACATTTTTTATTGTTATATTATTAACAATCGTTATTTTTTGGATAATTCTTTTTCGTCAATTCAAACAAATCAAAGAAAAAGAAAATATTTCGCAAGAGTACAGTAATAAAATAATAAAATATAAAAAGTTATACAGAGAATTTAATCAAGAACGTAAAACTAATAAATCATCTTATGAAAAAAACATTATCAAATTAAAAAAAGAATCTGAAAAGTTAAAACAAGAACATTTTGCCGGAAGACTTGAAGTTGACCAATCAAATAATGAACTTATTAAACAATCAAAAGAACAAGAAAAATTAAAACAAGAACTTTTAACACAAAAACTTCAGTTTGAACAAACAAACTCTGAACTATACAGACGTTCAAAAGAACAAGAAAAATTAAAACAAGAACTTTTTACACAAAGAATGCATGTTGAGCAGAAAAACATAATGCTTGATTCAACTCTTAATTTCGCAAAAACTATTCAAAGATCTATTATGGTCAATGAACAAAAACTACATGATGAATATCAAACTGAATTAGTTTTTTTCCCGAAAGATATTGTTTCCGGTGATTTTTATTGGACTGCTGATGTTTTAAATAAAAGAAAATTTATTGCAGCTGTTGATTGTACAGAACATGGAGTTCCCGGTGCATTTTTGTCTTTTATAGGTTCAAGATTATTAGAAGAAATTGTTCATACTAAACAGATTTTTCAACCAAAAGAAATTCTGAATTTTTTGGATGAAAACATAAAAAAAATATTAAATCAAGAATATTCCAATAATAGTGACGGAATGAGTATTGCTTTGTGTGCTACAGAAGAAACAAAAGAAGGAAAAATGAAAGTTATATTTTCAGGAGCCAAACTTCCACTGTTTTACTATCAAAAAAATGAAAAAAAGGTCAACTGTATTAGTGGAAGCAGAAAACCAATCGGAGGTGAATATTTTGATAATAGTGAATTTGAAGAACATGAATTACTATTAGAAAAAGAGGACATATTGTACATTTCCACTGACGGTTTCATAGAGCAAGGCGACATAGAACACAATTGTTTCGGAAGAAATACGTTTAAAAAAATGATAGAAGAACTTGCTAAATTTGATATTGAAAAACAAAAATATTTTATGAAACAAATATTTGAGAAATATAGAGGAAATACACCTCAAAGAGATGATGTTACTGTTTTAATAGTTAAATTGTAA